gtgtgtgtgaagtttCAGGACTGCACTTTATGGTTTAtttcttgtaaatgtttttgacatGGAAAAATTTGGTGGCGATGTTGGATTTTGCAGACAAGTCATGTGCCCTATGGGTCAGATGCTTTGGCATCTTAAAATGCAGCCAAGGCCAACCAACCTGACCTTGGTGAGTTTTGTAGCCAGTATTAGGAacaagtggggaaaaaaagaaataaatataaaattgcaAAAGGATAACTATATCTCCACTATATAGACCcctaaaaatatgtttaaggTTCCCACAGCTTTGCTGTATGGTCccctaataaataaataaaaaccttcCACTcttgttcatttcctgtttttgttgtttgctctttcagttacattttctgGAGGTTTATTGGTAATTATGTGCCAAAATAGAGTGCACTTCAGTTAAGATGGAGAAAACTGTCTAATAgagtgtttctcaaccctctcctggagtaccccctgccctgcatgttttagatcgctccctgctccaacacagctgattcaaatgatcagtttgttattaagcaccttcaggagttcataaggagttgatcatttgaatcagttgtgttggagcagggagagatctaaaatatgcagggcagggggtactccaggagagggttgagaaacactggtctaatATATCCAATTTGATATATTGGATAGGTGCTAAAGCCTGCCCTGTAGAGAATGTGTCACCATCTCTTGATCACTCCAAAAGGTACAAAACACACTCccatttaaatcaaaatgtgtaaCTAAAATACAGTAGCCATCTTCAGCAGTTGAAAGGAAAAGGCTGTGTTTATTGTCTATCAAGATTTTCTCCCACAGCTTGCCTATTCATCACGTGATTGCACGCAAATAACCTGCTGAGATAAGTATTCTGATGGCACAGGGAGGTCACATGCATTCCATTGGCAGGTCTTGAAACAACTTGAAAACACAAGTGTGTGAATCTTTTTACAATATTAAGCTCCCTCAAATAAACTGGCCACATgatattatgttttgttttttttttttccaacaactACAGATTTGTATATGGATCTTCTTCTGCAATGTGGTGATCAAACATATTTGTCAATTCACCCGTTTTCATTCTTTACCTGTACTAGAACAGGGAGTTGCATCACTAGACATGGCGGATATGCCTAACAATATTTCATACAACATAAGGGGCCCACTATAATTCATCCTCACGCAAGTCATATACCTCATTCTAAGAACTGTAATACACATTGGTCAGCTTTGCTTTGATATTTTAGTTTAAATGACATACTGACTTTTAGTGCATTCTGGATGCATTTTAAGTATATGCATATGGACATGCTCAttatggaaacaaacaaaaaaaaatctatttcctTCTGGTAAACCATTATGtaaatccatgttttttttctttgcagacaTACACCCTTCTAATCAGTCTAGTCACCCAACATTATAATATTTGGGCCAATCTCTAAAAAGTGTGTGCACCTACTACTAGCATACTGTTTTTTCCCACTCTGGAAAACATTTactcatttctgtttgtatttactAATAAAAAGAATACTTGAAATAAATCAGTTGCTATGTAACAAAGTCTTTTATATACCAACGCCGGTGATACACTTCTTAGGAGACTTAAGAGCGTTAACTAACAAATTATTCACAACAAACCACAAGAAAATGTACAAGAAACACAAGATATTTCTTTTGTTCACCTTCAAAATAACTCATTGCAAATATGAACATCTTAAGattttatatatgaaaataatagacaaatgtttatttaaacatctccttgcatgcatgtgttccAATTTCTTAACAAATGTGGGGAAGTCCTCAGTTTAACTTAATGCATTTATCGCAAGGTTTACAGAAGACTAGTGAGGTGTATCCGTGGCCATTcacatgaaaacagaacagtATGAAGTTACTTGGCTTCTTGGACTTTTTTGGCACCTTGCTTTTCTTTTGCCTAAGGATAATGGAGAGAACATATGAATGAAAACCTTCAaaagaataaatgcattttgctcaTATGATTATATATGGAAAAACTTCATAAAATAGCCTGAACCTAGCTTCATTTGCTTCATGTTTAACAATATTAGCCTTGCAAAGACCTACTAGTGGCACAACATGCTAGTGTTACAGTGCATAATTACTGTAGTATTTACAGATTAttcattgcactgtttttaagcaaaagcaacagaaaaaacatgTCTGTTCATTAAACATGTCTACTCTGTACCATTTTAACACATTAGTAAAAGAAGTAAGGCAAACAGACTGACTCATTCTAAGATCAATTCCTCTACAAACATAATTTTGGATTGAACTACTTGTCATTTAATCATCTTTCTGTCACAAGCTGAAACCTTCACCTGGACTCAGCCACTCACTGGATgtgaccctaaccctgacagACCAACAATGCCCTCTAGTGTTGCTTcatcagaacaaaacaaaacccagtaTTTTGTTCACAGTGTAACATAGCAAAGGGAGGTAGGAAAGGTTTCATGCACAATGTAGTGAAAACTgatgacaaatgcattttatgctAACATAATCAATCACCTTTTCCACTAACGGTATCAACTGTTGATACTCAGCCAGTGTCTTTAACAGTTCCATGATGAAGGGCAGGTAATTGTGCTTTCTTCTGATGTTTTCAATctaaaaaaaggatgaaaagtTGTGCttttaatatatgaaaatgtatggtTTGTACAGCAGAACAACTGAAGAGAGACTGTAAATTTACTTTATATCGCTTCAGTTTCTGATTCTCTTCATCTATTAGGAGTTGGTATTTTGCTATTTCAGACTGAATTGAGCTGAGCAGGTTGCTGCTCTGGTCTGTGTCCATTGGCTCCTcctgaaaagagacaaaaacacatattaaaTACGAGTTGAAGCACAACTCTTTGCTAAGCACATCATTATAATAGCAAGCAGAATTTTCTAGGTATCACTTACTTCTGTGAGCTGAGCCTGTAGCTCAGCAATCTTGCGCTCATAAATCATCTTTCTGTCAGAGACTATTGCCATTAGATTGAAGCGGATCTCTCCTTCGCTGTACCTGAATCAGGGACGGTTAGATAAATGTACCAATTTATCAATTCTTGCTTACACGTTTCCCTTTATAAATGGAATTTCTCTCATCTAATTTAACAAAACCAGGTTCATTTATCCAGAACCTGAAacgaaaaataaacatttacttctGTATCCTTTTCTCGATAACAGGCCGGACTGCACTTATCCAGTCATCTTGGTTGCAGGCACCTGGGGGGTGGAATGTTGAAATGGAGATCACAGACTGAGAATGCGCAAACAAATAGAACATGACTGATATAATCACCTCCAAGCACATCACCTTTGGGCACACTCATATTTGGGATTCAACTACTAGCCCGAAACCTTCCAAAATGCTATGTAAGGTATCTATCTGGTTTAACGTTTGTAAAAAGGGATTTGCTTGGTAGCCTGGTGACTTCCCATATTAAATTATAGTTCCCACTATGCAAAAACACCTTTcaaaaggcagcagtgtagcacagtcgtaaggagcaggactcacaaccaaaaggttgctggttcgattccctgctggggcactgctgtacccgtaggcaaagtacttaacccaaaattgcctcagtaaacacaCAGCTCTATAAATGAGTAATATCTAacaaattgtaacctttgtaagtcactccagataagagcacctgctacatgccgataatgtaatgtataatcaTATCATTCCTGGTTGATATCTAAACTTTCTGAATCAAGCAATTAGCTCACTGAATTTTCAGTCATTATTTTGTCGAAAAAAGGTGACCAGCAAAAGCCTAGAAACAGatgaaaccaaaccaaaatggTCACTTCAGAATCCAACACAAAGTCAGGATCTGTAGTACAATGTAGAAAGTGataatatttgtaaattaattGTTGATCTTAATTATCTATTTACTTCGGCTAAAATGGAACCAGTCAAGTAAACGATTATAATATATTTCCGTGCAAGGGTTAAATCAAGTAAATACTGAATCCTCTCAATCTGTCATATTTGTACtctctaatttttttttataatataatatttattccTGTATTTGCACTCCAACAGGACTACAGCTGAAAATTagctgtttaaataaattaaatgaaccaTCTAAAACAGGATCCCTCACTTCGTAAAAGTCTAATTTAGGTACCGCATGGGGTGTTAAAGATGAAATTAACAGAATATTCAAATTCTGCAGCACAACTACTATAGTTCCTTATACTTTCAAATACATGCGAAGACAATAAATATTAGCATAACGGCTAAAACAGATGGGGTTTCCATGATTTAATATTTCCTGATCTCCAATGACAATAAATGTAATTCCCTCATATTTCAGAAATTCTACAATCTGTGGAAAccctgacaaaacaaaaaatgtatgtgtcaAGTACATCTGAATGTGGCCAGTTTGAACATAGCACAAAACCtctgtatttcaaaaataaagagACAACACCAGGGGCGATGGAATATTACTGTGGTCGTCAAGCAGCTGCGTTGTCTTCTCTGATTCAATTTATTAAGAGGGCTTACAGTGTAACACTGTCACTCATAAGGAGCACAGACTACTTCCTggcaatgtttaattttaaaataacattaaagaGAGGGGTGccatttgaatttaattaaatgtactCAGCTTATATATAAGCTCCAGTATTTGCATAAGATATTGAGAATAGGTACAACTGATTACTGTGGGCATATGTGAAAGGGCTTTTAAAGGGGTGTTACTCAGTAAggtcagacacagcacagcacacacatcgCATTACATGTTATTGTCTCTAATatacacttttaaaacaaaacgcACAAAATTGGACTCATATGAAATGTACAGTTAGGTGAACATACCAAGGTCAATTGGTCCTTCACGAAGTCCATCAAGCTCATAGAGCCTTCCATGAACCGGAACATAGCTCACAAAGTGAAATGCATCTTCATCCTTTGCCGATGACTTTGCATCAAATTCAAACATCTGCTGCCTGAGACAATGGATCGATGTgatcaaaacacacatttttattttgttccatgTGACTACTAgcttttcaagaaaaaaacaaaaaaagctatGTCAGTTTTGATGTTTGAATTGAAAAGCATTcatgtgtattgtatttgtattttcaagttattttctaaaatttaaaacaatttccaGTTTTACAGCCATCAGTGTATCAGCGTGCTTCTTTCAAACTGAAGACACTGCAGTAGTCAGCCAGCAAGCAGAGCACCAAGTCTTAAACACGAAATGAAATTCTAGATCATTCAAGTTAGAAATATGGAGCAGTTAATGCAACTGATCAATAGCTAGGGACCGCTCTCTGCAACTACTGTCTGAATGACTCTCAGATTTACACGTGTTACTTGTTTTGGCATGTACTGAGACGCACCCAGAGctgg
The nucleotide sequence above comes from Megalops cyprinoides isolate fMegCyp1 chromosome 2, fMegCyp1.pri, whole genome shotgun sequence. Encoded proteins:
- the uchl5 gene encoding ubiquitin carboxyl-terminal hydrolase isozyme L5, producing MAGSAGEWCLMESDPGVFTELIKGFGCKGAQVEEIWSLEPENFDKLKPVHGLIFLFKWQPGEEPAGSIVQDSRLDHIFFAKQVINNACATQAIVSVLLNCSHPDMHLGETLTEFREFSQSFDAAMKGLALSNSEVIRQVHNGFARQQMFEFDAKSSAKDEDAFHFVSYVPVHGRLYELDGLREGPIDLGACNQDDWISAVRPVIEKRIQKYSEGEIRFNLMAIVSDRKMIYERKIAELQAQLTEEEPMDTDQSSNLLSSIQSEIAKYQLLIDEENQKLKRYKIENIRRKHNYLPFIMELLKTLAEYQQLIPLVEKAKEKQGAKKVQEAK